The segment CCGAACTGCAAGCGGCACTGCCCCGCTCCGGCGAGAGCACCCACGCGGTCGATGTCGCTGTCGGGCGGATCCGGGAGGCGCTCGGCTCGCCCGACCTCATTCGCACCGTCATCAAGCGCGGCTACCGACTGGACGCCCACGACACAGGAGATCATGCATGACGCCGACCCTCATCGCCTGCTCGCACGGCACCGATTCCCCGGCAGGACGCGCGGCGATCCGGAGCATCGTCGACGACCTGCGCGGACTGCTCCCCCATGTCGACGTCCACGAGGCCTTCGTCGACGTGCAGGAGCCGGCTCTGCCCGATGTCCTGGAGCGGTCGACCCGTGCCGGCGCGGCGATCGTGGTGCCGCTCCTCCTGTCCACGGGCTACCACACGAAGGTCGACATCGCACACGCCGTCGCGGCGCATCCGCAAGCCGCGGCCGCGGCGCACGCGCTCGGACCGCATCGGCTTCTGACGGACATCCTCGAGGATCGGCTGGCCGCTGTGGGATTACGGGATGACGATGCCATCGTCCTGGCCGCGGCCGGGTCGAGCGACCCCGCGGCCGCCGTCGATGTCGACGTCACCGTCCGTCGGCTCGCGGAGCGCCTGGGGCGTCCTGTCACGACGGGCGTCGCCTCGGGCGCGGGTCCCCGCATCGGATCGGTCGTCGCCGCCGCGCGCGCGGCCGGGGCCGGTCGGGTCGTGGTCGCAAGCTACGTGCTGGCGACCGGCTATTTCGCCGGCGTCATCGCCCGCGCGGGCGGTGACGTCGAGACGGCGCCGCTTGCTCCCGATGAGCGCCTGGCTGTCATCGCCGCCGACCGCTACCGGAACGTGCTCGGTACGCGCGCGGCGTCAGCGGCGTGAGGTTCCCTCACTCACGTCGGAGGTCATGCGCAAACCCTCGACGTCTCGGTGTGCTCGACCTCGATGCCGGAGCGGGTCCTTCGGTAGCAGGAGCGGGGCTTGAACCCGCGACCTCACGATTATGAGTCGTGCGCTCTCACCAACTGAGCTACCCTGCCGCGATACACCGGCAGCAAGATGCCGGATGCTGCGAGCCCCGAGTCAGGATTGAACTGACGACCCCTTCCTTACCATGGAAGTGCTCTGCCACTGAGCTATCGGGGCGTGCTGCCCTGCGCGGGCAACTCAACGAGAATACCAGAGCCGAGGCTCCCCGTTGAATCGGCGGTCACCCGCCCGCATGCTGCCGAAGCCACGGCAGCGGGTCGATCGGCGTGGTGCCGTTCATGAGCAGCTCGAAGTGCGTGTGCGCGCCGAACGAGCGACCGGTGTTGCCGGTGCGACCGAGGACGGTGCCGACCGTGACCTGCTGACCCGGGACGACCTGCATCGAGCCGTACTCCATGTGCGCGTAGTGGCTGGAGACCAGCTGGCCGTCCACGACGTGGTCGATGATGACGTGCACGCCGTAGGCGCCACCCGACTCGCTCGCCACTCGCACGGTGCCGTCGGCGATCGCCTGGATCGGTGATCCGGCGCCGGGGATGAAGTCCAGACCCTCGTGCATCTTCCCCGAGCGCATGCCGAAGCCGTAGCTGATGGGCACGCCGACCGCGAAGGGCCACTGGATGGCGGCGGTGGGGTCGTTGACGTAGAAGTTCGAGAAGTTCGTGATTCCCGACGCCGCGGCCAGGTCGGCCACCGTCACCGTCTCGTAGCTCTCGCCTCGGGCGATCTGGGCGTTCTCGGTGGTGGCCGGAGCCACGTAGGCCTGGATCTCGTCGGGGTCGACCGAGAGGTCGGTCGACGCCGGTGCCATCGTGGAGAGCGAGGCCGATTCGGCGCCGGTGGCCGCAGCCACGGCCTGGGCGGGCGTCGTCGTGGCGACGGCGAGGAGACCGACGATCCCCATCACGCTCACCGAGAAGGAGGCCGTGGCGGCGCGACGGAACGCCGCTCCGCGTCCCGGGCGACGGCGACGAGCGGCCGCGACGTGGGCGGCGATGTCGGGGGCCGGCGGTGCAGCGTCGCTGTCGACCGGGCCGTCGTCGTCGGCAGCGGCGTTCTGCACCGGTGTCTCGCCGGTGAAGCAGAACAGTCGCGCGGCGGCTTCGAACTCGTCGTCCGGGTGAACGGCAGCGTCGGGGATGTCGTCCGCATCCGGGGTCGGAGCCTCGTCGGCGACCGAGTGACCCATGGGCGGCTCGAGAAGGCGGAAGGGTCCGGTCGTCGTGGACGCGTCGAAGAGGATCGCGCCGGCACCACCGGTGAAGGTGGCCGGGGACTCGGGATGCTCGGGATCCGCACCCTCCGCTTCGGCTGTGTCGGTGTCGGTGTCGGTCGACGATCCCTCCGCCCAGGCCTCGGGCACCTCGGTGACGCTCGCCTGGGCAACGGGGGCGGACTCTGCGGGCGTCGCCGTCACCGATGAAGCGGGCGAGTGCGCGACATCCGCGGCGTCACCGGTCGTCGAGGCGGAGCCGGCAACCGGCACGGCCCCGGTCGAGAACACGGGGTTGATGAGGAACGGCTGAGCGGCTGCCCGGGCGCGCATCGCGCGGCGGGTCATCGCAGGAGGAGCAGACGAGGGCTCACCGACGGAGGGAACCGTCGTCGTCTCGGCTGGGATCTGAACATCCGCGGGGGAGAGTCGACTCGACCGGCGAGTGCGCGGGAGAAGAGCCGAGGAGGAATCGTGGGGCAAAACGGGGGCGTGCTTCCGAGTCGTTGCCGCGCATGGGGGTGCACGGCAGGCGGTCGTTGGGGGATACTTCCGGTTCGGACACCAAAAGTAACGAACGGATAAACACTACCCGGCGACGTCTGGGAATGCCATGTACGACACCGGAGCGCAACCACCCACGCGATCGCTCAGTCTGTGGTAAGGGAGAGCAGACGCTCGAAGACGCCGGGACCGGCGGCGACTGTGAGGAGCCGCTCCGCGGCATCCGGCATCTCCACGCGCGCGAACCTCCCGCCCGCCTCGGTCACCAGGAGAGCGCCGGCCGCGAAATCCCACGGCTGCAGTCCGCGTTCGAAGTACCCGTCGAGCCGACCCGCGGCCACGAAAGCGAGATCGAGTGACGCGGCACCGATACGCCGGATGTCGCGGGCGATCGTCATCGCGCGGCCGACACGTGCGAGGTCGGAGGCATGGGTCGCGGGGTTGTAACCGAATCCGGTGGCCAGGAGCGCTCCGGCGGCGGCCGGTTCGGCGTTGACGGTCAGCCGGGCTTCGTGCAGCCACGCACCCTCGCCCTGGGTGGCATGGAAGAGCTCCCCGCTCGCGGGGTTGAAGACGGCGCCGGCGAGGGCATCCCAGTGCTCCGGGTCGCTGCCGCCCGCGACAGCGGCGACGCTGACCGCGTACGACGGGATGCCGTAGGCGTAATTGACCGTGCCGTCGATCGGATCGATGACCCAGGTGACGTCGGAGTCGCCGCCGTGCGACACCGGCGCTGCACCCGACTCCTCACCGAGGAAGCCGTCACCCGGGCGCTCGCGGCGGAGCCGATCGCGGATCAGATCCTCGACCTCGCGGTCGGCCTCGGTGACGATGTCCGCGAGGGCCGACTTCGTCGCGGCGATCGCGACACCCTCGGTGCGGCGGCGACGGGCGAGCTCCCCGGCCTCCCGGGCGATGTCGACGGCCAGATCGTGAAGCTGCGCGGCAAGCGTCATGTCTCTCACGCTACCGCGGGGGTCGGTTTCCGATGATCGATGCAGAGGTCGGCGGGCGGCTCTAGCGTGGAGTCATGCCTCTCCCCCGGGATGCCGCCACCCACGATGTCGTGATCGTCGGCGGCGGTCACAACGCCCTCGTCGCCGCCGCGTACCTCGCCGGTTCCGGTCACCGCGTCGTCGTCCTCGAACGACTCGCACACGTCGGCGGCGCCGCAGTGTCGGAGGAGCCCTGGCCCGGGGTGGCTGCCCGCCTGTCACGGTACTCCTACCTCGTGAGCCTGCTCCCCCGCGCGATCATCGACGACCTCGGACTGCAGATCGACCTGTTGCGCCGACGCTACTCGTCCTACACGCCGTCTCCCACCGACCCGTCGCGCGGCATCCTCGTCGACCGGGGCGACGCGGATGCCACGACGCGGAGCTTCGTCCGGGCGACCGGCGACCCCGCCGAGGCCGACCGGTTCGCTGCTTTCGGCGATCGGCTCCTCCCACTGGCCCGTCGGATCTTCCCCACGATGACCGAGCCGCTGCGCCCCCGTGCCGAGGTGCGCCGACTCGTCGGCGACGACGAGCTGTGGAGGGATGTCGTCGACCGGCCCCTGGGCGAGATGCTGCGTCGTTCGCTCGAGACCGACCTCGCTCGCGGGATCGCGTTGACGGACGGGCTCATCGGCACCTTCGCCTCCGCCGACGACGCGACGCTCGCGCAGAACCGCTGCTTCCTCTACCACGTCATCGGCGGCGGCACCGGGGACTGGGACGTGCCGGTCGGGGGAATGGGGCAGGTGAGCACCGAGCTCGCCCGAGCCGCCCGCGAGGCGGGAGCCGAGATCCGTACGGGCGCCGAGGTGACCGCCGTCGATCCTGACGGTGAAGTGAGGGTGGCCAGCCACGACGGGCGCAGCGAGACACTGCGGGGTCGCCTGGTGCTGATGGGCGCGGGCCCCGCGGTGCTGGCCGACCTGCTGCGCGCGGGGGGCGCGGAGACGGCGGACGCGGCGACCGCGCCCGAGGGCGCGCAGGTGAAGGTGAACATGCTGCTGCGGCGGCTCCCCCGTCTGCGCGACAGCGCGGTGACCACCGAAGCGGCCTTCTCCGGGACCTTCCACATCAACGAGACCCTGAGCCAGCTCGACGCCGCGCACGCCGCCGCCTCGGCGGGGGTGCTTCCCGATCCGCTGCCGGCGGAGATCTACTGCCATTCCCTCACCGATCCGTCTATCCTCGGCCCGCAGCTGCGCGCCGAGGGTGCACAGACGCTCACGCTCTTCGGCCTCCAGGTGCCGCATCGCCTGGTCGCGGACCGCGACGCCGACGCGGCGCGGGCGGATGTGCTGGCCGCGGCCCTGGCGTCGCTGAACTCCGTCCTCGGCGAACCGATCGAAGACTGCCTCTACATCGCGCCCGACGGATCGCCGTGCGTGGAGGTGCGCACGACCGCCGACCTGGAGGAGTCGCTGCGGATGGCCGGAGGCGACATCTTCCACGGCGGGCTCGCCTGGCCGTGGGCGGACGATGACGCCGACCTGTCGAGCCCGGCATCACGGTGGGGTGTGGCCACCGGACACGGACGCATCCTGCTGTGCGGATCGGGCGCGCGACGTGGGGGCGCCGTCAGCGGGATCGGCGGGCACAACGCCGCGATGGCGGCGCGAGAACTCCTCAGCTGACTAGTTGCGCGGCGGCAGCGGCGGCGGGGGCGGGAAGCCCTCGTACCCGTGTGCCCCGGGGGAGCCTTGTGCTCCTCGCGGGCCGCCGGGGCTCGGCACCGGCGGCGGGAAGGTCGGCTGCGACGCCTGCTCGGGTGCGATCGGCACGAACGACTGGGCTCCGGGCGAGGGCCGGCCGGTCTGATAGGCCTGCCAGTCGGGGCTGCCGTCGGGGAGCATCGGCAACGGCGTGCGGCCGTCCGCGTACATCGGCCAGGGAAGAAGCTCCCCCTCGGTGGGCGCGGGGGCGGCGGGAGAGGACGCTGCGGCCACCGGCGCAGCGGACGCCGGAGCAGGTGCCGACTCCGCGGCGTGCGGTGCAGTCGCGTCGTCGTCCGAAGCGTCGGCTCGGGGCGCGGGCGCGACGGGAGCGGATGCCGGAGCCGCGGGGACGGGGGCCGCCGGGATCGGAGCGGCGGAG is part of the Microbacterium sp. ET2 genome and harbors:
- a CDS encoding M23 family metallopeptidase → MTRRAMRARAAAQPFLINPVFSTGAVPVAGSASTTGDAADVAHSPASSVTATPAESAPVAQASVTEVPEAWAEGSSTDTDTDTAEAEGADPEHPESPATFTGGAGAILFDASTTTGPFRLLEPPMGHSVADEAPTPDADDIPDAAVHPDDEFEAAARLFCFTGETPVQNAAADDDGPVDSDAAPPAPDIAAHVAAARRRRPGRGAAFRRAATASFSVSVMGIVGLLAVATTTPAQAVAAATGAESASLSTMAPASTDLSVDPDEIQAYVAPATTENAQIARGESYETVTVADLAAASGITNFSNFYVNDPTAAIQWPFAVGVPISYGFGMRSGKMHEGLDFIPGAGSPIQAIADGTVRVASESGGAYGVHVIIDHVVDGQLVSSHYAHMEYGSMQVVPGQQVTVGTVLGRTGNTGRSFGAHTHFELLMNGTTPIDPLPWLRQHAGG
- a CDS encoding inositol monophosphatase family protein, whose protein sequence is MTLAAQLHDLAVDIAREAGELARRRRTEGVAIAATKSALADIVTEADREVEDLIRDRLRRERPGDGFLGEESGAAPVSHGGDSDVTWVIDPIDGTVNYAYGIPSYAVSVAAVAGGSDPEHWDALAGAVFNPASGELFHATQGEGAWLHEARLTVNAEPAAAGALLATGFGYNPATHASDLARVGRAMTIARDIRRIGAASLDLAFVAAGRLDGYFERGLQPWDFAAGALLVTEAGGRFARVEMPDAAERLLTVAAGPGVFERLLSLTTD
- a CDS encoding sirohydrochlorin chelatase, whose product is MTPTLIACSHGTDSPAGRAAIRSIVDDLRGLLPHVDVHEAFVDVQEPALPDVLERSTRAGAAIVVPLLLSTGYHTKVDIAHAVAAHPQAAAAAHALGPHRLLTDILEDRLAAVGLRDDDAIVLAAAGSSDPAAAVDVDVTVRRLAERLGRPVTTGVASGAGPRIGSVVAAARAAGAGRVVVASYVLATGYFAGVIARAGGDVETAPLAPDERLAVIAADRYRNVLGTRAASAA
- a CDS encoding phytoene desaturase family protein; this translates as MPLPRDAATHDVVIVGGGHNALVAAAYLAGSGHRVVVLERLAHVGGAAVSEEPWPGVAARLSRYSYLVSLLPRAIIDDLGLQIDLLRRRYSSYTPSPTDPSRGILVDRGDADATTRSFVRATGDPAEADRFAAFGDRLLPLARRIFPTMTEPLRPRAEVRRLVGDDELWRDVVDRPLGEMLRRSLETDLARGIALTDGLIGTFASADDATLAQNRCFLYHVIGGGTGDWDVPVGGMGQVSTELARAAREAGAEIRTGAEVTAVDPDGEVRVASHDGRSETLRGRLVLMGAGPAVLADLLRAGGAETADAATAPEGAQVKVNMLLRRLPRLRDSAVTTEAAFSGTFHINETLSQLDAAHAAASAGVLPDPLPAEIYCHSLTDPSILGPQLRAEGAQTLTLFGLQVPHRLVADRDADAARADVLAAALASLNSVLGEPIEDCLYIAPDGSPCVEVRTTADLEESLRMAGGDIFHGGLAWPWADDDADLSSPASRWGVATGHGRILLCGSGARRGGAVSGIGGHNAAMAARELLS